A window from Candidatus Goldiibacteriota bacterium encodes these proteins:
- a CDS encoding DUF11 domain-containing protein: MKLLKVLLTASAAIGISISSFAAINININSGNPVMPFPQFMDYVGGETLASHLPDGVSHAEMEMWMRDAWKIHSNEFNYAGTITYQNAAGANVNVNLIKDTSSPYCSEGHGYALLGAALMCDKDAFDGLWFYLVENNYFNKSKIYSTNTIYNPGYNFGAWAPAWAGPGSDAATDGDDDIALACLIAWKQWGDNTGYYAPGGSGANNTNSQPAIQYKQMALDLMRFMVEKDEGDIVGDAYYDSGDIGFDGYVKGGNTWPEVTNWAISQPGDKPNRAGPQSNSYYDYTAPGYYRCFGEALQANGDPAWNYNQFFRATAASNWVMGRLAASSHKVVDAGQYSITGSTVTFQNFNVGGEDFRAPLRNILDYLWNGNPTEDWDPVNHAITAGGNTWQYNAAIKQANFYRNPQATGLACKTYGSSKITFNGVAALTAYNLDGSEFWTFHLNRFGASAPAIVASQDFDLMGQFFRELMIEWDVATPGDNYLSSVPAYFHGFFRQVGLMILTGNWPNACDIMPTANMKVYKSTDKTYGFPGDIITYWINYRNYGSMDATNVTVRDTLPSAIEFVSSVPAPVFSDSANGIYEWGGSGFTVTGMRNQNYGATMGGITVVARVKSDAAQGRYCNFADIRCSNGTGWTSSEFPNEVSAVLRRNCIDIVSAALTITKTAGASLVGVGDTVTYTIDFCNSAAAAGWINGGRSGVNWAAGVNPLETNSSEYKLDFAAHHEAAEPVIDWSNYRISYFVNSELHGTQWGIAKNSSAPFDATISMTTEDFVACMPTACTDATGQSWNQRLMMTFNSMPSTPTHHLYNYYGMMSRIHMGTVTSPFYFEVRLFDSTYMNPQDWTDDWSQQTTAMNVSGPDQPMFPINPDWTKGDGTSVTWNKVNKHACETTPISIDNILVEEWDGYTWRRVFGNGPMPGREVTGVHVVDSLPAYLTFGGVVSAPAGATLAQSGKSLDWTIGDMQINQCGQIVYYAVVTDPGCPVADTPQINKAFVYGDKEAPVSDDALVTIRCGVVPTFTSTPTATRTSTSTVTITSSPSQTASPTSTATNTITPSSTVTLTATTTVTITASPTSTDTKVSTLTSTATVTSSATSTLTSTPSSSATMTSTMTSTPSVSPSSTFTQTPTLTITQTETTIIISATITLTWTASPTMTATPTATVTITSTNTSTDTETATSTFTNTATDTPTETYTYTYTATSTDTSTSTATYTYTASDTVTGTPPPTNTFTQTFTHSNTMTYTDTATNTNTRTFTNTFTETFTYTQTSTFTDTFTATNTRTPSFTATNTNTFTNTFTHTATFTSTFTATHTNTPGPTPVELEMGLKAWGENPKVGAKITYQIVIKNPYAADTWNINVWDSLPAGTKFVSASTPSPYSYSLDGDVISWDFAGVSLNAQCYPGTPSCVDEITVEFTVEITQMPADRVFENSASADYNDYAYPNYPKHPIIDTGVEYYPGGMPVIYPNPFNPQKAKDGRLKIDNVPPGSVIQIYTVAGENVISIQAENIIAYWYGKNKYGNDVSPGLYFITIHNKANGKVQRAKLFVVGN; this comes from the coding sequence TTGAAGCTATTAAAGGTTTTACTTACAGCTTCAGCGGCCATAGGCATATCTATTTCTTCATTTGCGGCTATTAATATAAATATTAATTCCGGAAACCCTGTTATGCCTTTTCCGCAGTTTATGGATTACGTTGGCGGGGAAACACTTGCTTCGCACCTGCCTGATGGGGTTTCACACGCGGAAATGGAAATGTGGATGCGCGACGCGTGGAAGATACATTCAAATGAATTTAATTACGCAGGCACAATAACCTATCAGAACGCTGCCGGCGCAAACGTCAATGTCAACTTAATCAAAGACACGTCCAGCCCATATTGTTCTGAAGGCCATGGTTACGCGCTTTTGGGTGCTGCTTTAATGTGCGACAAGGATGCGTTTGACGGGCTTTGGTTTTATCTGGTTGAAAACAATTATTTTAACAAATCCAAAATATATTCCACAAATACAATTTACAATCCCGGATACAACTTTGGCGCGTGGGCGCCGGCGTGGGCAGGTCCCGGTTCTGACGCTGCCACTGACGGCGATGATGACATAGCCCTTGCTTGCCTTATCGCGTGGAAACAGTGGGGCGATAATACAGGTTATTACGCGCCCGGCGGATCCGGCGCAAATAACACAAATAGCCAGCCCGCAATTCAGTATAAACAAATGGCGCTTGACCTTATGCGTTTTATGGTTGAAAAAGATGAAGGTGATATTGTGGGAGACGCTTACTATGACTCCGGCGATATTGGTTTTGACGGTTACGTAAAGGGCGGCAATACCTGGCCCGAAGTTACAAACTGGGCGATATCGCAGCCCGGGGACAAACCAAACAGGGCGGGCCCGCAGTCAAATTCATATTACGATTATACCGCGCCGGGTTATTACAGGTGTTTTGGTGAAGCGCTTCAGGCAAACGGAGACCCCGCGTGGAATTACAATCAGTTTTTCCGCGCAACCGCCGCTTCCAACTGGGTTATGGGAAGGCTTGCCGCAAGTTCGCATAAAGTTGTTGATGCAGGACAGTATTCTATAACAGGCTCCACAGTTACTTTTCAGAACTTTAACGTGGGCGGAGAAGACTTCCGCGCGCCTTTAAGAAATATACTTGATTATTTATGGAACGGTAATCCGACAGAAGACTGGGACCCTGTAAATCACGCTATAACCGCAGGCGGCAACACATGGCAGTATAACGCCGCTATAAAGCAGGCGAATTTTTACAGAAACCCGCAGGCAACAGGGCTTGCGTGTAAAACTTATGGATCTTCCAAAATTACTTTTAACGGGGTTGCCGCTTTAACCGCGTATAACCTTGACGGGTCGGAATTTTGGACATTTCATTTAAACAGGTTTGGTGCGTCCGCTCCCGCTATTGTGGCTTCACAGGATTTTGATTTAATGGGGCAGTTCTTCAGGGAACTTATGATTGAATGGGATGTCGCTACTCCCGGTGATAATTATTTATCTTCTGTGCCCGCTTATTTTCACGGATTCTTCCGCCAGGTGGGGCTTATGATTTTAACCGGCAACTGGCCCAATGCCTGCGATATAATGCCTACGGCAAATATGAAGGTATATAAGTCAACTGACAAAACCTACGGTTTCCCGGGAGATATAATAACTTACTGGATAAATTACCGCAATTACGGTTCAATGGATGCCACAAATGTTACGGTCCGTGACACGCTTCCAAGCGCTATTGAATTTGTTTCTTCCGTTCCCGCGCCTGTTTTTTCTGATTCCGCGAACGGGATTTATGAATGGGGAGGGTCAGGGTTTACCGTAACCGGCATGAGAAACCAGAATTACGGCGCGACAATGGGCGGCATAACAGTTGTGGCGCGTGTAAAATCCGACGCGGCGCAGGGGCGTTACTGCAACTTTGCCGATATCCGCTGCAGTAATGGTACCGGCTGGACATCAAGTGAATTCCCGAATGAAGTATCCGCGGTGTTAAGAAGAAACTGCATTGATATAGTATCTGCGGCTTTAACCATTACAAAGACCGCCGGAGCGTCTTTGGTGGGTGTTGGCGATACCGTTACTTATACAATAGATTTCTGTAACTCCGCGGCGGCCGCGGGATGGATAAACGGCGGAAGGTCAGGGGTTAACTGGGCTGCGGGAGTTAATCCGCTTGAAACAAACTCTTCGGAATACAAATTGGATTTTGCGGCGCACCACGAAGCGGCAGAGCCGGTAATAGACTGGTCCAATTACCGTATTTCTTATTTTGTAAATTCAGAACTTCACGGCACTCAGTGGGGCATAGCCAAAAACTCCAGCGCTCCGTTTGACGCCACTATTTCAATGACAACTGAAGATTTTGTGGCGTGCATGCCGACCGCCTGCACCGACGCCACGGGGCAGTCCTGGAACCAAAGGCTTATGATGACTTTCAATTCAATGCCGTCCACGCCCACGCACCACCTTTATAATTATTACGGAATGATGAGCAGAATCCATATGGGCACTGTCACATCTCCTTTTTATTTTGAAGTAAGGCTTTTTGATTCAACGTATATGAACCCGCAGGACTGGACAGACGACTGGTCGCAGCAGACCACGGCTATGAATGTAAGCGGGCCGGACCAGCCCATGTTTCCCATAAACCCGGACTGGACAAAAGGGGACGGAACATCCGTAACATGGAATAAAGTAAACAAGCACGCGTGCGAAACCACGCCGATATCAATTGATAATATTTTAGTTGAAGAGTGGGATGGTTATACCTGGAGAAGGGTTTTTGGCAACGGGCCGATGCCGGGCCGTGAAGTCACCGGCGTGCATGTGGTTGATTCTTTACCCGCGTATCTTACTTTTGGCGGCGTTGTATCGGCTCCGGCCGGAGCCACTCTCGCGCAGAGCGGCAAGTCGCTTGATTGGACAATAGGCGATATGCAGATAAACCAGTGCGGGCAGATAGTGTATTATGCGGTTGTGACTGATCCCGGATGCCCTGTGGCTGATACGCCGCAGATTAATAAAGCGTTTGTTTACGGCGATAAAGAGGCGCCTGTAAGTGATGACGCTTTAGTCACAATAAGATGCGGGGTGGTGCCCACATTTACATCAACGCCCACTGCCACGCGCACAAGCACTTCTACAGTAACCATAACTTCAAGCCCGTCACAAACAGCATCACCGACTTCAACAGCCACCAATACAATAACGCCGTCATCCACTGTAACGCTTACAGCGACAACCACCGTAACCATAACAGCTTCGCCCACTTCAACGGATACTAAGGTTTCAACATTAACATCCACGGCCACTGTTACGTCCAGCGCGACTTCAACTTTAACGTCAACGCCGTCGTCAAGCGCCACAATGACTTCAACGATGACATCCACGCCGTCTGTTTCGCCTTCATCAACTTTCACGCAGACGCCCACTTTAACAATAACGCAGACAGAGACGACAATAATAATTTCCGCGACAATAACATTAACGTGGACAGCTTCTCCCACCATGACGGCAACGCCGACCGCAACCGTTACAATTACTTCCACAAACACGTCAACAGATACAGAGACTGCCACAAGCACATTTACGAATACGGCAACAGACACGCCGACAGAGACTTACACGTACACATACACCGCCACAAGCACTGATACCTCTACAAGTACGGCAACGTATACATACACGGCGTCAGATACCGTGACAGGCACGCCGCCGCCGACTAATACTTTTACCCAGACTTTCACGCATTCAAATACAATGACTTACACAGACACGGCAACAAACACTAATACCCGCACTTTTACAAATACTTTTACGGAGACGTTCACTTATACGCAGACATCCACCTTTACTGACACGTTTACGGCGACAAACACACGTACGCCTTCTTTTACCGCGACAAACACAAACACATTTACAAACACTTTCACGCATACCGCCACGTTTACATCAACATTCACGGCAACACATACAAATACTCCCGGCCCTACTCCTGTTGAACTTGAAATGGGATTAAAAGCATGGGGAGAGAATCCTAAGGTCGGGGCAAAGATTACTTATCAGATTGTTATAAAAAATCCGTACGCGGCAGATACATGGAACATAAATGTATGGGATTCGCTGCCGGCAGGGACAAAGTTTGTATCAGCTTCAACCCCATCGCCGTACAGTTACTCTTTGGATGGGGATGTAATAAGCTGGGATTTTGCGGGAGTCTCGCTTAACGCGCAGTGTTATCCAGGAACGCCGTCATGTGTGGATGAAATCACGGTGGAATTCACCGTTGAAATAACGCAGATGCCCGCTGACAGGGTTTTTGAAAATTCGGCATCGGCTGATTACAATGATTACGCGTATCCGAATTATCCAAAGCATCCTATAATAGACACAGGTGTTGAATACTATCCGGGCGGAATGCCTGTGATATATCCGAATCCGTTTAACCCGCAAAAGGCAAAAGACGGGCGCTTAAAGATAGACAACGTACCGCCGGGTTCGGTAATACAGATTTACACGGTTGCGGGTGAAAACGTAATATCCATACAGGCGGAAAATATAATAGCGTACTGGTACGGCAAAAATAAATACGGAAACGACGTATCGCCGGGGCTGTATTTTATAACCATACATAATAAGGCGAATGGGAAAGTGCAGAGGGCAAAGCTGTTTGTGGTGGGGAACTAA
- a CDS encoding DUF11 domain-containing protein: MKRFLLTVITLCFSAMAFAAINININSGNPTMPFPQFHGTYAAGAQADLYTLAHWLHMPDGVSHAEMERWGSEAWKIHSNRFSYDGSVTYQNAAGVNVNKQLILDWDGDGILCSEGHGYHLLAAALMADKDTFDGIWFWMNENGWFARTDKYSTGVEVNPLYKYGIHVPGVYGTNQDSATDGDMDIAMAALIAWKQWGDGTGYYAPGGTGSNNTAGNPEIQYKQMAIDMMRFLVERGPGNNIDNYTSGDVGFDGYHKGGNTWHDTTMWANCPGPSPYCPAQPDGMGSISHFYDYVGPSYFKCFADTLEANGDTRDTTLLPGNWSNVNQHRRAAASTTWLQGKLAAMHTVPIAGSFTVNNDGSVVSFSNEIFAEDLRSPWRHALYYMLYGNPSTSWDPVTHQVIAGGNTDEYTAAVKLANFYDNHGYCNQWWTFPLHAQGAAGMVTNYRLDGAEDGQHINNIFGASASAVIVGQNFGQMEDWFRELMGLWDSQGTGGDGYLTSVPRYFHGFFRTLGLVMFTGNYNDPCNWVPQANMKIYKAVDKTYAFTGDVLTYHLNYRNYGSVDATGVYITDTLPSDLEFISSTPSPDYSSGNILRWGPFNVTGLHNQNTGATVGGITLVARIKDTAPNGRICNTADISAANGTGWTTSDEPNDISTVMRRNCVDIIAAALVITKTANAYAANPGDTVTYTIQYENSSKAGWLDGGRYGVTFNIGPDGSIPGTSTMDALYTVYAMHQAAEPMIDWANYRISFFVNSDTHGAGWKFFPQNYQGIQGGMFFESQDLVPDCDAQGCWNQRLMVRFGDAANPSYTLPSFYLHKYFGLNYMVHFPDPVNGNAGKDDRPFWAQIRVGNANSTGQDWTDDWSQLSVLGGQNMRTPPISEDYTDGDPTTPGIPVTKMNKDACETEPTNVTNILVEEWDGYTWRRVFGNGPQPGRQIQNIHIIDSLPAELNFGGFVTTTPAGVWNAVTRTMDWDVGDMLVNESGYVSYWATVAGSCPMGDKTVINNAWIYGDNESPVADSWTLSVTCNYVPPPPPPPSSLTKTASAASVAQGSNITYTIDYTNLIGCVIDSSSDSTVFASNADWTAAPSYYTFSGGNIITPSNINTLMTYDYSGGVNGTIYATVAFADSQDFGMKFRNNCFLYMNKSWSESATLYSGATVMDSYAATGGGKIPAIADIKIVMNGTTVSVFVKDHSITAWSPTPLLASGSMPAASGMAGFVHGSVAGGPAGKGTSGNHTISYFRTELDTAYNVLVRDPVPAGMAFVSASDSGALNTGEVIWPLIPSMPVGQQISYSWVAQADGSVCGPVVNTAYVEPKGITYTVADQVSVDVICGATTPTNTPTVTATITSTVTSTSTLTATATLTSTATVTATASPTSTLTPESTFTSTVTPSPSSSATLTVTNTVTASPSSSATATPTLTATASPSLTFTVTSTSTITMSETVIIISATITETWTTSYTPSLTPSETVTVTETSTASPANTATSTPTITATSTNSPQFTLTITFTDSPTASSTPTSTMTVTSSITYTVTHTVTVTLTATDSPVYTATNTPTVTLTGTPTATATDSPTNSVTATITFTATQSATQTVSPSSSSTKTITFTFTQSATPSATPSVSPTVTLTFTPGPTPVELSLEINVSGETPKVGARITYQIVIRNTMPSDTWNVDIWDTLPAGTRFVSASSPSPYSYSLDGDVISWDFEGVTLNSQCYPGTPSCVDEITLEFTVEITQMPADRVFENTATAAYNDNAFPLFPKNEVQSDVKYYPGGMPVIYPNPFNPKKAKDGRLKIDNVPPGSIIQIYTVAGENVISIQAENIIAYWYGKNKYGNDVSPGLYFITIHNKANNKVQRAKLFVVNN, encoded by the coding sequence ATGAAAAGATTTTTACTTACAGTTATCACATTGTGTTTTTCGGCGATGGCGTTTGCCGCTATTAATATAAATATTAACTCCGGCAACCCCACTATGCCTTTTCCGCAGTTTCATGGGACTTACGCGGCGGGCGCGCAGGCTGACCTTTATACGCTTGCCCACTGGCTTCACATGCCGGACGGTGTATCACACGCGGAAATGGAAAGATGGGGAAGTGAAGCGTGGAAAATTCATTCCAACAGGTTCAGCTATGACGGAAGCGTGACATATCAGAACGCGGCCGGTGTAAACGTAAATAAACAGCTTATTCTTGATTGGGACGGCGACGGAATATTATGCAGCGAGGGGCATGGTTATCACCTGCTTGCCGCGGCTTTAATGGCTGATAAAGACACATTTGACGGAATCTGGTTCTGGATGAATGAAAACGGGTGGTTTGCAAGGACTGACAAATATTCAACGGGCGTGGAAGTAAATCCTTTATATAAATACGGTATTCATGTACCCGGTGTTTATGGCACAAATCAGGATTCTGCTACTGACGGCGATATGGATATTGCAATGGCCGCGTTAATTGCGTGGAAACAGTGGGGCGATGGAACGGGTTATTACGCGCCGGGCGGTACCGGATCCAATAACACCGCCGGAAACCCGGAAATTCAATATAAACAGATGGCAATTGATATGATGAGGTTTCTTGTTGAACGCGGCCCCGGAAACAATATTGATAATTACACAAGCGGCGACGTGGGTTTTGACGGATACCACAAAGGCGGCAACACGTGGCACGACACGACTATGTGGGCAAACTGCCCCGGCCCATCCCCATACTGCCCGGCACAGCCGGACGGCATGGGAAGCATTTCGCATTTTTATGATTACGTAGGGCCTTCATATTTTAAATGTTTCGCGGATACCCTTGAAGCAAACGGCGATACAAGGGATACAACACTGCTTCCCGGTAACTGGTCAAACGTAAATCAGCACAGGCGCGCGGCTGCGTCTACCACGTGGCTGCAAGGCAAACTTGCCGCAATGCATACTGTGCCTATAGCGGGCTCGTTTACCGTTAATAATGACGGTTCTGTAGTATCGTTTTCAAATGAAATTTTTGCGGAAGATTTGCGGTCGCCGTGGAGGCACGCTCTATATTATATGCTGTATGGAAATCCGTCAACTTCGTGGGATCCTGTAACGCATCAGGTAATAGCCGGTGGAAATACGGATGAATATACGGCTGCGGTAAAGCTTGCGAATTTTTATGACAATCACGGTTACTGTAACCAGTGGTGGACATTTCCTCTTCACGCGCAGGGCGCGGCAGGCATGGTCACCAATTATAGATTAGACGGCGCGGAAGACGGTCAGCACATAAACAATATTTTTGGCGCAAGCGCGTCTGCCGTAATAGTGGGACAGAACTTCGGGCAGATGGAAGACTGGTTCAGGGAATTGATGGGTCTTTGGGATTCTCAGGGCACGGGCGGTGACGGTTATCTTACATCAGTGCCCCGCTATTTTCACGGGTTTTTCAGGACTCTTGGCCTTGTAATGTTTACCGGTAATTATAATGACCCGTGTAATTGGGTTCCGCAGGCAAATATGAAAATTTACAAAGCGGTTGATAAGACATACGCTTTTACGGGTGACGTTCTTACTTATCACCTTAATTACAGAAATTACGGCTCTGTTGATGCGACAGGAGTGTATATAACAGATACGCTTCCATCTGACCTGGAATTTATCAGCTCTACTCCAAGTCCGGATTATTCAAGCGGAAATATTTTACGCTGGGGGCCGTTTAACGTTACAGGGCTGCATAACCAGAATACCGGAGCCACAGTGGGCGGCATAACGCTTGTTGCAAGAATCAAGGATACCGCTCCCAACGGAAGGATATGCAACACAGCCGATATTTCCGCGGCAAACGGTACCGGCTGGACAACGTCTGACGAACCCAATGATATTTCCACAGTGATGAGAAGAAACTGTGTTGACATAATAGCGGCGGCATTGGTTATAACAAAGACCGCTAATGCTTACGCGGCAAATCCCGGTGATACTGTCACATACACAATTCAGTACGAAAATTCTTCCAAGGCAGGGTGGCTTGACGGCGGAAGATATGGCGTTACTTTTAATATAGGCCCTGACGGTTCTATACCCGGGACTTCAACAATGGACGCGCTTTATACCGTATACGCTATGCATCAGGCCGCGGAGCCGATGATAGACTGGGCAAATTACAGGATTTCATTTTTTGTTAATTCAGACACCCACGGCGCGGGGTGGAAATTTTTTCCGCAGAATTATCAGGGAATACAAGGCGGAATGTTTTTTGAATCACAGGACCTTGTACCTGACTGCGACGCGCAGGGGTGCTGGAATCAGCGGTTAATGGTGCGGTTTGGCGACGCTGCTAACCCGTCATATACATTACCTTCTTTTTATCTTCATAAATATTTTGGTTTAAATTACATGGTGCATTTTCCGGATCCGGTAAACGGGAACGCGGGAAAAGATGACAGGCCTTTTTGGGCGCAGATAAGGGTTGGCAACGCGAATTCAACAGGGCAGGACTGGACAGATGACTGGTCGCAGTTGTCCGTACTTGGCGGCCAGAACATGCGAACGCCTCCTATAAGCGAAGACTATACTGACGGCGACCCGACAACACCCGGCATACCTGTCACAAAGATGAACAAAGACGCGTGCGAAACAGAGCCGACAAATGTGACAAATATATTAGTGGAAGAATGGGATGGATATACGTGGCGCAGGGTATTTGGCAATGGCCCGCAGCCCGGACGCCAGATACAGAACATTCATATTATAGACAGCCTGCCCGCGGAATTGAATTTTGGCGGATTTGTAACCACGACTCCTGCCGGCGTATGGAATGCAGTAACCCGGACAATGGACTGGGATGTGGGCGATATGCTTGTAAATGAAAGCGGCTATGTCTCTTACTGGGCCACTGTGGCGGGTTCTTGCCCTATGGGCGATAAAACAGTTATCAACAACGCCTGGATATACGGCGATAATGAATCGCCTGTCGCGGATTCGTGGACGCTTTCTGTTACGTGTAATTATGTACCTCCGCCTCCGCCTCCGCCGTCTTCTCTTACCAAAACCGCAAGCGCGGCAAGCGTGGCGCAGGGAAGCAATATTACATATACAATTGATTATACGAATCTGATAGGATGTGTGATTGATTCTTCGTCTGATTCCACTGTATTTGCGTCTAACGCGGACTGGACGGCAGCTCCTTCCTATTATACTTTTTCCGGCGGAAATATAATCACACCTTCAAATATAAATACCCTTATGACTTATGATTATTCCGGCGGCGTAAACGGTACAATTTACGCAACGGTAGCTTTTGCTGACAGCCAGGATTTTGGAATGAAATTCAGAAATAACTGCTTCCTTTATATGAATAAGTCATGGAGCGAAAGCGCGACGCTTTATAGCGGCGCTACTGTAATGGATTCTTACGCGGCAACCGGCGGCGGAAAAATACCCGCTATTGCGGATATTAAAATAGTTATGAACGGCACGACTGTAAGTGTTTTTGTAAAAGACCACAGTATTACAGCCTGGTCGCCTACGCCGCTATTAGCTTCGGGTTCAATGCCTGCCGCGTCCGGCATGGCGGGATTTGTTCACGGCAGTGTGGCAGGCGGGCCGGCGGGAAAAGGCACTTCCGGCAATCATACAATATCCTATTTCAGGACAGAACTTGACACAGCCTATAACGTGCTTGTCCGTGACCCTGTTCCGGCCGGTATGGCATTTGTAAGCGCTTCTGATTCAGGCGCCTTAAATACAGGCGAAGTAATATGGCCGCTTATACCGTCTATGCCCGTGGGCCAGCAGATTTCTTATTCGTGGGTGGCACAGGCAGACGGTTCTGTCTGCGGGCCGGTTGTAAATACAGCGTATGTTGAACCAAAGGGAATAACTTATACGGTAGCTGACCAGGTTTCTGTTGACGTAATATGCGGGGCGACAACACCCACAAACACGCCCACGGTGACAGCTACCATAACTTCAACTGTTACAAGTACTTCAACTTTGACTGCCACGGCTACATTAACTTCTACTGCTACTGTAACTGCAACTGCATCGCCGACATCAACTTTAACACCGGAATCTACTTTTACATCGACGGTAACTCCGTCACCTTCGTCAAGCGCCACGCTTACAGTAACTAATACTGTGACGGCCTCGCCTTCTTCAAGCGCAACAGCAACACCTACATTGACCGCGACAGCTTCGCCTTCTTTAACTTTTACTGTAACATCTACGTCAACAATAACAATGTCAGAGACTGTAATAATAATCTCCGCGACAATAACAGAGACATGGACCACGTCTTACACGCCAAGCTTAACTCCGTCAGAAACTGTTACGGTAACCGAAACGTCCACCGCAAGCCCTGCCAATACCGCAACTTCTACGCCGACAATAACAGCGACAAGCACCAATTCGCCTCAGTTTACGCTGACTATTACTTTTACAGATTCTCCGACTGCAAGTTCAACTCCCACATCTACTATGACTGTTACTTCAAGTATTACTTATACTGTGACGCATACGGTTACTGTGACTTTAACGGCGACAGATTCGCCGGTGTATACGGCTACAAATACTCCCACTGTGACTTTAACAGGAACGCCCACTGCCACCGCGACTGATTCACCCACAAATTCCGTCACCGCCACAATTACATTTACGGCAACACAAAGCGCCACGCAGACGGTTTCGCCTTCATCATCTTCCACAAAGACAATAACATTTACATTTACTCAAAGCGCAACGCCTTCTGCAACGCCTTCTGTCTCGCCGACCGTCACATTAACTTTTACACCCGGGCCTACTCCGGTGGAACTTTCACTTGAAATTAACGTAAGCGGGGAGACTCCCAAAGTCGGGGCAAGAATCACGTATCAGATAGTGATAAGAAACACAATGCCTTCGGATACATGGAATGTAGATATATGGGACACGCTGCCGGCAGGGACAAGGTTTGTATCCGCGTCATCTCCGTCACCGTACAGTTACTCTTTGGACGGGGATGTAATAAGCTGGGATTTTGAGGGAGTTACGCTTAACTCGCAGTGTTATCCCGGAACGCCGTCATGCGTGGATGAAATTACGCTTGAGTTTACGGTGGAAATAACACAGATGCCGGCTGACAGGGTTTTTGAAAATACCGCGACCGCGGCATATAATGATAATGCATTCCCGTTATTTCCTAAGAATGAAGTACAGTCTGACGTAAAGTACTATCCGGGCGGAATGCCTGTGATATACCCCAACCCGTTTAACCCGAAAAAAGCAAAAGACGGGCGTTTAAAGATAGATAATGTGCCGCCCGGTTCCATAATACAGATATACACGGTGGCGGGTGAAAACGTAATATCTATACAGGCGGAAAATATAATAGCGTACTGGTACGGCAAGAATAAATACGGAAACGACGTATCGCCGGGGCTGTATTTTATAACCATTCATAATAAGGCGAATAATAAGGTGCAGAGGGCGAAACTGTTTGTAGTTAATAACTGA